The following coding sequences are from one Thermogemmatispora onikobensis window:
- a CDS encoding DUF1648 domain-containing protein — protein sequence MHARKGRPVVRLPLSPLEVGIEVVALVSIALSIYLTVQDWATLPARIPGHFNLAGQPDAYVNKSDLLYYPIFSAIAYIFMTLLSRIPQFFNYPWAITEENAARQYRLARGLINWLKLLLIWILVYGEWLTIEVATKQATGPGALGFIGLVLCMLLSTAVYIVVARRAR from the coding sequence ATGCACGCGAGAAAAGGGCGTCCTGTGGTTCGTCTACCACTCTCTCCCCTCGAAGTAGGAATAGAGGTCGTCGCTCTGGTCAGTATTGCCTTGAGCATTTACCTGACGGTGCAGGACTGGGCTACATTGCCGGCACGCATCCCTGGTCATTTCAATCTCGCAGGTCAGCCTGATGCCTATGTTAACAAATCCGATCTTCTCTACTACCCCATTTTCTCAGCTATTGCCTATATCTTCATGACTCTCTTGTCACGCATCCCACAGTTTTTCAATTATCCCTGGGCCATTACCGAAGAGAACGCAGCTCGGCAGTACCGCTTAGCGCGAGGGCTGATCAACTGGCTCAAACTCTTGCTGATCTGGATACTGGTCTATGGCGAATGGCTTACGATAGAGGTGGCAACCAAACAAGCAACGGGTCCCGGCGCTCTGGGTTTCATCGGTCTGGTGCTCTGCATGTTGCTTTCAACGGCGGTGTATATCGTAGTGGCCAGGCGCGCCCGATAG